Genomic segment of Gemmatimonadaceae bacterium:
CTCCTTCGGGCCGCGATCATCGGCGGCCCCGGTCCCCGGATACCACGGCCACTGGTGCATCGACACGAAGCGGATCTCCTGCGTGTCCTGCACCAGCGCCTGCGTGCCGTTGCCGTGGTGCACGTCAAAGTCGGCAATGAGCACCCGCGGCACGCCATGTCGCGTGCGCGCATAGTGCGCTCCCACGGCGACGTTGCCAAAGAGGCAAAATCCCATGGCATGGGCGCGCAGCGCGTGGTGTCCCGGCGGACGCACGGCGCAGAACGACCGCCGACCCTCGGTGACCGCGAGGTCGATGCCGTCGAGCACGCACCCGGCCGCGGCGGCCGCCGCATCCCACGACCCTTCGCTCGTGACGGTGTCGGCGTCGAAGCGCGCGCCCCCGTTCGCCGCGGCACTCCGCACGTCCTCGATGTACGCCGCGTCGTGCGCCAGCGCGAGTTCCTCGACGGTGGCGTGGCGCCCCTCGCGGTGGTCAATCCGGAGCATCAGCTCCCAGTCGTTGCGCAGTGCCCGCGTGACCGCGCGCAGCCGCCCGACGTGCTCGGGGTGGGACCACCCCGTGTCGTGCCGCCCGCAGTCGGAGTGCGAGATGAACGCGACGCTCACCCGACGCTCAGGCCGCGGGCGCCAGCGTCGTCAAGAACCGCGCGATCTGCTGGTCGAACATGTACGACGAGCCATTCACCACGGTGCCACCCTCGTCTGGGAACGCCGCGATGACCACTTCCTCGCCGCCCTGGCCGCGCAGCACGAGGTGATTGGGCCCCTCCTTCTCGACGAACGCGGCGTAGATGGAACTGCCGTTCGCAAAGAACTCGCGGGCGGCGCGGAGGACGTCGGCCGGCGACGCACTGGTGCGCTGGCTCTGCAGCGTACGCTTCGACTGGTTGTGCATGATGTCGGTGGGCTCCTTGATGATCAGCCGTGCGCGCCACTCGCGCCCGGCGGTCCTTCCAGCGGCAGGTGCAGCAGCAATGCGGTGCGTCCCTCGCCGATGGCTTCGGTGGTGACGCCGCCGCCCATCAGGCGGCTGACGCTCCGCACGAGATCGAGCGCCCAGGCCAGATGCGCCTCCTCGTCCGTCGCCTCGTCGTCGTCGCGCGCCGCGTCCCGGCGAGAGCCGGATTCCTGCACGCGGTAGCGGGCCTGACCCTCCGCCGCTTCGACGGTGATCTCCACCCGTTCGAGCCGCCCCCGCTCGAGCACGTGCTCAACGAGCGTCACGAGCAGCCGCACGATCTTGCGGCGATCACCCCGCATGGCGGGCAGCGCCAGCACCGGCTCCACGACGGTCACGACGGCCCCGGGCAGCGTCTCCGCCGCGTCGCGCACGGCGTCGCGCATCGGCACGCGCGGATCGAACTCGTCGAGCGTGAACGCCAGCGCGCCGCGCCGGGCGCCGGCGAAGTCGAGCAGGGCCTCGACCAGCCCGAGAATCTTGGCGGCCGACGCGCGCGCGCCGTGCAGCGCGCCGCGCTGCGCGGCGGTGAGCGGACCGGCTCCGTCGTACTCCAGTTGCGCCAGATGCGCCAGCAGCGCCTCGAGCGGCGAGTGCAGGTCGACCGACACCCCCTCGAGGAAGTCATCACGGGCCCGGCGCGCCACGGCGACGACGGCGTACTGCCGTTCCAGCTCCGCGGATGCCTCGGAAAGCGCCGCGTTCACGCGTCGCAGCTCGTCGCCCCTCTCCGCCTGGCTGGCCGCCGACGCCAGGAGATCGGCGACCAGGCGCAGCAGCGCCCGGGCCTCGCGGGTGACGCCCGCGCCTTCGCGGAAATAGAAGGTGGCCACCCCAAGCACCCGCCCGGCGGCAATGAGCGGCAGCGCCGTGATCGCGGCAAAGCCGAGCTCGCGCGCCACCTCGTGCCAATCTTC
This window contains:
- a CDS encoding histone deacetylase yields the protein MSVAFISHSDCGRHDTGWSHPEHVGRLRAVTRALRNDWELMLRIDHREGRHATVEELALAHDAAYIEDVRSAAANGGARFDADTVTSEGSWDAAAAAAGCVLDGIDLAVTEGRRSFCAVRPPGHHALRAHAMGFCLFGNVAVGAHYARTRHGVPRVLIADFDVHHGNGTQALVQDTQEIRFVSMHQWPWYPGTGAADDRGPKETVWNVPLPGGLPAARYVDAFLGAVDAATAAWTPDLVLVSAGFDSLKGDPLGGFTLEMEDVATLTRELVSRAAAWCGGRLVSALEGGYAPDRVGEASVVHMRALEG
- a CDS encoding GAF domain-containing protein, with the protein product MPPRRRYFPRKPLPTPAAPTDRRELDAVRDIVHAAVSGESAEAALQFALDRVAPQVGATLGSVYLLDGASELMRLVAAHQWPAKYRPWLGAMRVRVGFGPSGEAASERRVIDVPNVFADPDLEDWHEVARELGFAAITALPLIAAGRVLGVATFYFREGAGVTREARALLRLVADLLASAASQAERGDELRRVNAALSEASAELERQYAVVAVARRARDDFLEGVSVDLHSPLEALLAHLAQLEYDGAGPLTAAQRGALHGARASAAKILGLVEALLDFAGARRGALAFTLDEFDPRVPMRDAVRDAAETLPGAVVTVVEPVLALPAMRGDRRKIVRLLVTLVEHVLERGRLERVEITVEAAEGQARYRVQESGSRRDAARDDDEATDEEAHLAWALDLVRSVSRLMGGGVTTEAIGEGRTALLLHLPLEGPPGASGAHG